The sequence GTGCTGAACCTGTTCGCTTATACCGGTGGCTCTTCCCTGGCATGCGCCTTGGGCAACGCCGAGGTAGCCCACGTGGATGCGGCCGCCAATGTAGTAAAATGGGCCCGCAATAACGCCGAGCTTTCAGAGCTTTCCGAAGCCCCCATTCGCTGGATCGCCGAGGACGCCCGGAAGTTTGTCAAACGAGAAATCAAACGGGGCAACACTTACGACGGTGTCATCCTCGACCCGCCAACCTACGGGCACGGCTCGAAAGGGGAAGTCTGGCGTATCGGCAAACATCTGCCGTTGCTGCTAGAGCAGTTGAACGAGTTGATGCACGGATCTCCTAAATTGGTCCTCCTCACGTGCCATTCCCCCGGCTACGAAGACGACACTCTCAAGGCCATGCTGGCCGAACATTTCCCCAGCATTCGCCCCCAACAAATCAAAGCTGGCCCGCTCACAATCGCTGATAAAAAAGGACGTCAACTTCCCAGCGGCTACTTTGCCCGCTACGAAGAAGTTGGCAAGACGTTGGGCGATCGCTCTTAAAGAATTCGGTTAAATGCGCATCGCATTGCCCCAAATAACGAACCATTAACAACCCAACACCTAAGCCCCGACGGGGCGAATGAAACCGCCTGTTCGAGAGGCTCTCGGTATGGAAATCATCCGCTCACTTCAAAACGCTCAGATCAAAGCGGCGGTGAAGCTTCGTGACCGGCGCGGGCGGACGCAGCAGCAGCGGACGATCATCGATGGCTTGCGGGAGATTCGCCGGGCCTTAGAGTGCGGTTTTCCTATCGAAACAATCTTCCTCAACCCGGAAGCCCTCTCGGGACCCGAGGCCGGGCCGTTTTCCCGTACGCTGGCCGAACACCCCGAAACCGCGATTACGCACGTAAGCTCGGAAGTCATGGCCAAGCTTTCCTTTGGCGAGCGTCTGGAAGGCGCCGTCGCGGTCGCCAAGCTCTTTCAGCGGAACCTCCAAGACGTCAAGCTTCCCCGGTGCCCCTTGATCGCGGTGATCGAGCAGGTCGAAAAGCCCGGCAACGTGGGGGCTATTCTGCGGACGGTCGATGCCGTCGGGGCGAACCTATTGATCTCTGCCGATGGTCAGACCGATCTCTTCAACCCCAACGCTATTCGCGCGAGCCTGGGAACGATCTTCTCGGTTCCCGTCGTCGATGCGACCTCGGAAGAAACCATTGAATTTCTCCAAGGGCAGGGGGTCCAAATGCTCGCCGCCCGAGTCGACGGATCGATCCCCTACACAACGGTCGATATGACTCAGCCAACTGCCTTAATACTTGGTAGCGAAGCGCACGGACTCAGCGACAAGTGGCACCAAGCGGGGATCACCAACATTCATCTGCCGATGCATGGTATCGCCGATAGTTTAAACGTCTCGACCACGGCTGCCGTGCTGCTTTACGAAGCCCTAAGGCAACGCTCTTAGCCAACCCTATTTGGCCTGCAGAATGGCCGCTTTCAGGGTGTTTTCCAGCAACATGGTGACGGTCAAACGTCCCACGCCCCCTGGCACTGGGGTAACGGCTCCGGCGACTTCCAATAGCGCGTCGTAGTCGACATCGCCGCAAAGTCCTTCATCGGTTCGATTGATCCCCACATCAACCACCACGGCCCCTGGTTTCACCATATCTGCCGTGACAAACTTCGGCACGCCGATCGCGGCTATCAAGATATCGGCCTGGGTGGTCATCGCTTTCAAGTTTGGCGTACGGCTATGGCAGACGGTCACGGTGGCGTTGGCAAAGTCAGGGCCACAGGTTTCGCTCGTTCGCTGCATGAGCATTAACGCCAGCGGTTTGCCTACGATATCGCTGCGTCCCAATATACAAACGTTTTTCCCAGCGGTAGGTAAATTGAAATGCTTGAGAATCTGCAGCACGCCATGCGGAGTACAAGGAAGAAAGTTCGGACGGCCCTGCGAAAGCAAACCGACATTGCTCGGATGAAAACAGTCGACATCCTTTTGGGGGTCGATCGCATCGAGAACTTCGGACGCATCGAGATGCTTAGGCAACGGCAACTGAACCAAAATGCCACTTACTTTGTCGTTCTTATTAAGTCCCTGAACTAAGTTGAGGAGTTCGGCCTGCGAGACGTCTTCCGGCATGCGGAACAACTCGCTGGCCATGCCCACTTTGCCACAAGCTCGCTCCTTATTGCGGACATACACCTGGCTGGCGGGGTCTTCCCCCACCAAAACGGCCGCTAAACAGGGGGTAATGCCGGTATTGCTGACGAACAGTTCGACCCGCTGGGCGATGTCCTCTTGCAGGGCATTGGCAACCGTTTTTCCATCCAGAATCTTGGCACTCACCTGGCATACTCCCCGCTAGGGTGTTGTCTTGCATATTGGGAATAAGGTTATTTTATCGCCGAATCCCCCTCGCCTACTACCACCCAAACACTGCGAGATTAGGTTAAATCGTTACAGAGAGGCCGCACTGCAAGCAGAACCGCGATAGCACAATCCTGCCCGAAACAAGAAACAGCAGCCACGTTCCCCCCTCAAGCAGCCTCAAAAGGGAGTCGGCTAAGGAAATCTTAGCCAGATTGACGCATTACGAAGAATTGTCCGAATGTGTATATTAGGCGCATGTTCCCACTATTTTGGCCGGAGAGCCATTTATAGAGGGGGCTTATTGCGTGCCGAGAACTGACTTCCCGCAGGCACACGAACCTGCCTTCCCTATTTCCCCAAATCACTTTGCTCCATGGCTTCCACTGATAAAAAGCTGAGCCCGGTTGAGGGCATCAAAGACGAAAGCAACTACCTTCGCGGTAATCTTGCCAACGAAATGGTCGATGGAACCGACCACTTCAGCAAAGAGAGCATCCAGCTCATCAAGCACTTTGGCATGTACCAGCAAGACGACCGCGACGCTCGCGCTGCCAGCCGAGCTGCCGGTGGTTCGGGCAAAGAGTACATCATGATGATCCGCACCCGGCTTCCCGCAGGGCTTTTGACCAGCAAGCAGCTGATGGAAGAGCTGGACCTGTGCGACGAACTGGGCAACGGCACGCTCCGCATAACCAGCCGCCAGGCCACGCAGTTCCACGGCATCCACAAAGACAACGTTCGCACTCTGATGCAGCGTATGAAAGGGGTTGGCCTCACAACCTTGGGTGCCTGCGGCGACGTCAACCGCAACGTCATGTGCTGCCCAGCTCCGTTCAAGAACAACGAGCTGCACAGCCAAATCCAAGACATGTCTTTCCAGCTGGCCGACCACTTCGCCCCGAAGACGGGCGCCTACCGAGAGATCTTCCTGCAAGATCCTGAGACCGGCGAGAAGGAAAAGGTCGACACCGGCGAAACGATCGAACCGATCTACGGCAAGCACTACCTGCCGCGTAAGTTCAAAATGGGCATCTGCCTGCCGGAAGACAACTGCATCGACGTTTACACC comes from Bremerella cremea and encodes:
- a CDS encoding class I SAM-dependent methyltransferase, whose translation is MTAPPLASFQYSLLDFGAGRKLEQFGPVILDRYSPSAEGFNVAAPKIWPQAVAKYVRKNETEGDWLDADRLPENWQIAAGPLKFRLKTTKFGHLGLFPEQFENWKWLQQTCQTSSQPLKVLNLFAYTGGSSLACALGNAEVAHVDAAANVVKWARNNAELSELSEAPIRWIAEDARKFVKREIKRGNTYDGVILDPPTYGHGSKGEVWRIGKHLPLLLEQLNELMHGSPKLVLLTCHSPGYEDDTLKAMLAEHFPSIRPQQIKAGPLTIADKKGRQLPSGYFARYEEVGKTLGDRS
- a CDS encoding TrmH family RNA methyltransferase codes for the protein MEIIRSLQNAQIKAAVKLRDRRGRTQQQRTIIDGLREIRRALECGFPIETIFLNPEALSGPEAGPFSRTLAEHPETAITHVSSEVMAKLSFGERLEGAVAVAKLFQRNLQDVKLPRCPLIAVIEQVEKPGNVGAILRTVDAVGANLLISADGQTDLFNPNAIRASLGTIFSVPVVDATSEETIEFLQGQGVQMLAARVDGSIPYTTVDMTQPTALILGSEAHGLSDKWHQAGITNIHLPMHGIADSLNVSTTAAVLLYEALRQRS
- the folD gene encoding bifunctional methylenetetrahydrofolate dehydrogenase/methenyltetrahydrofolate cyclohydrolase FolD, encoding MSAKILDGKTVANALQEDIAQRVELFVSNTGITPCLAAVLVGEDPASQVYVRNKERACGKVGMASELFRMPEDVSQAELLNLVQGLNKNDKVSGILVQLPLPKHLDASEVLDAIDPQKDVDCFHPSNVGLLSQGRPNFLPCTPHGVLQILKHFNLPTAGKNVCILGRSDIVGKPLALMLMQRTSETCGPDFANATVTVCHSRTPNLKAMTTQADILIAAIGVPKFVTADMVKPGAVVVDVGINRTDEGLCGDVDYDALLEVAGAVTPVPGGVGRLTVTMLLENTLKAAILQAK